In a genomic window of Chryseobacterium sp. G0162:
- a CDS encoding AAA family ATPase, whose translation MENLDNPNIENQSSINLNKNEDQFQSRIDMIELRASLDKVKAEIGKVIVGQEKMIEHLLAALLSNGHVLIEGVPGVAKTITAKLLAKTIDVGFSRIQFTPDLMPSDILGTSVFNVKNSEFEFKKGPIFSNFILIDEINRSPAKTQAALFEVMEERQITMDGTRYMMEEPFLVVATQNPIEHEGTYRLPEAQLDRFLFKITVGYPNLEQEIAIIKNQHESKKEDKTEGVNHVITAEQLKNYQHLVKEIIVESQLMEYIAKIIINTRENQFLYLGASPRASLALLTASKAFAALRGRDFVTPEDIKEASYAVLRHRVIVSPEREMEGLTADEIIRQILEGIEIPR comes from the coding sequence ATGGAAAATCTTGATAACCCAAACATAGAAAATCAATCTTCTATAAATCTTAATAAGAACGAAGATCAGTTTCAGTCAAGAATTGATATGATTGAGCTTCGTGCAAGCCTGGATAAGGTAAAAGCGGAAATAGGAAAAGTAATTGTAGGACAGGAGAAAATGATAGAACATCTTCTGGCAGCATTACTTTCAAACGGACATGTTCTTATTGAAGGTGTTCCGGGAGTAGCAAAAACGATTACCGCAAAATTATTAGCAAAGACCATTGATGTAGGTTTCAGCAGAATTCAGTTTACACCGGATCTTATGCCTTCTGATATCTTAGGAACCTCAGTTTTCAATGTGAAAAATTCTGAATTTGAATTTAAAAAAGGACCTATTTTCTCCAATTTTATATTAATTGATGAGATCAACAGATCACCGGCGAAAACTCAGGCTGCTTTATTTGAAGTAATGGAGGAAAGGCAAATTACAATGGATGGTACCCGTTATATGATGGAGGAACCATTCCTTGTAGTAGCTACGCAGAACCCGATAGAGCACGAAGGAACATATAGACTTCCTGAAGCCCAACTAGACCGTTTTCTATTCAAAATTACTGTGGGATATCCGAATCTTGAGCAGGAAATCGCCATCATTAAAAATCAACACGAAAGCAAAAAAGAAGATAAAACAGAAGGCGTAAACCATGTTATTACGGCAGAGCAACTGAAAAATTATCAACATTTGGTTAAGGAAATCATCGTGGAATCTCAATTGATGGAATATATTGCGAAGATTATTATCAACACCAGAGAAAATCAATTCCTGTATCTGGGAGCTTCACCTAGAGCTTCGTTAGCTCTTCTTACGGCTTCCAAAGCTTTTGCTGCATTAAGAGGAAGAGATTTTGTAACTCCTGAAGATATCAAAGAGGCAAGTTATGCCGTATTAAGACACAGAGTGATAGTTTCTCCGGAAAGAGAAATGGAAGGCCTTACTGCAGATGAAATTATCCGTCAAATCTTAGAAGGAATAGAAATCCCTAGATAG
- a CDS encoding DUF4129 domain-containing protein — translation MNKVLFFILFVFSLSLVKAQDENDMGDSLFTTGHYHNMLRADSVLAKNPISENTVYPKEFKKNIPSRYKGNEFDYSVSKPRESFWQKLLKKIDRIFRSIFGETVFEKSSQMTVALVRLFAIILVGFLLYFIIKYILGKDGSFIFGKKNKKLNLNVEELHENIHEINFPESIAKFEHAGDYRSAVRYQFLFILKKLSDKKLIAWNPEKTNKDYVSELKATQLKNEFFDLSYIFDYVWYGEFNIDEQSYQRFKNQYQAFKP, via the coding sequence ATGAATAAGGTTCTTTTTTTCATATTATTCGTTTTCTCCCTAAGCCTTGTTAAAGCTCAGGATGAAAATGATATGGGCGATTCACTGTTTACAACGGGACATTATCATAATATGCTGCGTGCAGATTCCGTACTGGCAAAAAATCCTATTTCTGAAAATACTGTATATCCTAAAGAGTTTAAGAAAAATATTCCATCAAGATATAAAGGAAATGAATTTGATTATTCTGTATCAAAACCCAGAGAATCTTTCTGGCAAAAACTATTGAAGAAAATAGACCGTATTTTTAGAAGCATTTTTGGAGAGACCGTTTTTGAAAAATCTTCCCAAATGACGGTAGCACTTGTTCGGCTTTTTGCTATTATTCTGGTAGGCTTTCTTCTATATTTTATTATTAAATATATTCTTGGAAAAGACGGGAGTTTTATTTTCGGTAAAAAAAATAAAAAACTGAACCTGAATGTAGAAGAACTTCATGAAAATATCCATGAAATCAATTTTCCGGAAAGTATTGCAAAATTTGAACATGCTGGAGATTACCGTTCAGCCGTTCGTTATCAGTTCTTATTTATTCTTAAAAAATTAAGTGATAAGAAACTGATTGCTTGGAATCCTGAAAAAACCAATAAAGATTATGTGTCGGAACTAAAAGCTACCCAGCTTAAAAATGAATTTTTCGATCTGTCTTACATTTTCGATTATGTATGGTATGGTGAATTCAATATTGACGAACAGAGTTACCAGAGATTTAAAAATCAATACCAGGCATTTAAACCATAA
- a CDS encoding DUF4013 domain-containing protein, with protein MIQFYKKRDFGTFISDSFNFFKLYGKNYFKNYILINGLLLILMVTVFIFGYRELFSQIFGSNLGGDTYYFERYFSDNAGMLIGVGIVTFLLFMILAIVNYLYPVFYLKRIAAGAKNIKTDEILGDFKENIGRIGKLCIGMTFIVIPLSLFIAGFSYLLIFVLIGIFLVMIVYPTLFNVITFLMYDYFNSGRGFMESLSYSIRSQFSYPNGSEKSPYWKYWGAGFVMFIIISIASSVFTYIPMIFFYGSILTSTPDGSFEQDPFTGAFGIIFFVFYGISMLLSFFLSNLLYVNAGFMYYDSRTDLHQKVELEEIDTIGINE; from the coding sequence ATGATACAATTTTATAAAAAAAGAGATTTTGGAACTTTCATCAGTGACAGTTTCAATTTTTTCAAATTATACGGAAAGAATTATTTTAAGAACTACATTCTGATCAATGGCTTACTGTTGATTTTAATGGTAACTGTTTTTATTTTTGGGTATAGAGAGCTTTTTTCTCAAATTTTCGGCTCTAATCTGGGGGGAGATACTTATTATTTTGAAAGGTATTTTTCAGACAACGCCGGAATGCTGATCGGAGTTGGGATAGTTACATTCCTGCTTTTTATGATTCTGGCTATTGTCAATTATCTTTATCCTGTTTTTTATCTGAAAAGAATCGCTGCCGGAGCAAAAAATATAAAGACCGATGAGATCTTAGGTGACTTTAAAGAAAATATAGGTAGAATTGGTAAGTTGTGTATTGGGATGACATTTATTGTAATTCCTTTATCTTTATTTATAGCAGGGTTTTCCTATCTTCTGATATTTGTGCTTATTGGGATTTTTCTTGTAATGATTGTTTATCCTACATTATTTAATGTGATTACATTTCTGATGTATGATTATTTTAATTCGGGCAGAGGTTTTATGGAAAGTCTGAGTTATTCTATCCGGTCACAATTTTCTTATCCTAACGGAAGCGAAAAATCTCCTTACTGGAAATATTGGGGTGCAGGATTTGTAATGTTTATTATCATATCTATTGCCAGCTCTGTATTTACCTATATTCCCATGATTTTTTTCTACGGTTCAATACTTACCTCTACACCCGATGGAAGTTTTGAGCAAGACCCTTTTACAGGTGCTTTCGGAATCATATTTTTTGTATTTTATGGAATTTCAATGCTGCTTTCATTCTTCCTTTCGAATCTGTTGTATGTGAATGCCGGATTCATGTATTATGACAGCAGAACGGATCTTCATCAGAAAGTAGAGCTTGAAGAAATAGACACTATTGGAATTAATGAATAA
- a CDS encoding stage II sporulation protein M: MREVYFIKQNKEKWLGIEQVIDGKIKKNPDDLSSLYINLINDLSFAQTYYPKSNTTIYLNHLSSQIFQKIYKTKRVEENRLVYFFKTEVPLLVYQYRRYLLYAFLFFVLFTSIGVLSAMYDKDFVNIILGESYVNETIENIKKNNAVGVYQSGTTWGTTIGIIFNNIQVGAKLYIYGIAGGVGTLFALLSNSVMLGSFQYFFYDYGALKESARGIWLHGVFEIFAMVVEAMCGLILGASILFPRTFSRFNSFKKGFKDSFKIFLSTVPFTICAGIIEGYVTRHALKMPIILNLIIILGSLAIIGFYYFVYPVIVNKKTNKHINDTIL; encoded by the coding sequence ATGAGAGAAGTTTATTTCATTAAACAAAATAAAGAAAAATGGTTGGGAATAGAACAGGTTATTGATGGGAAAATTAAAAAAAATCCTGATGACCTGTCTTCGTTATATATTAACCTGATCAATGATCTTTCTTTTGCCCAGACTTACTATCCTAAAAGTAATACAACCATTTATCTGAATCACCTATCTTCACAAATTTTCCAAAAGATTTATAAAACCAAAAGAGTAGAGGAGAACAGATTGGTGTATTTCTTTAAAACAGAAGTGCCGCTGCTGGTGTATCAGTACCGGAGATATTTACTGTATGCTTTTCTGTTTTTTGTTCTTTTTACTTCTATAGGCGTACTTTCTGCTATGTATGATAAAGATTTTGTGAATATTATTCTTGGTGAAAGTTATGTAAATGAGACTATTGAAAATATTAAAAAAAATAATGCAGTTGGAGTATATCAGAGTGGAACAACCTGGGGAACAACCATTGGTATTATTTTCAACAACATCCAGGTAGGTGCTAAATTATATATCTACGGAATTGCTGGTGGAGTGGGAACTTTATTTGCATTGCTCTCCAACAGTGTTATGTTAGGATCTTTCCAATACTTTTTTTATGATTATGGTGCTTTGAAGGAGAGCGCCAGAGGAATTTGGCTTCATGGCGTTTTTGAAATCTTTGCTATGGTCGTAGAAGCGATGTGTGGATTGATTTTAGGGGCATCTATTCTATTTCCGAGAACCTTTTCAAGATTTAATTCTTTTAAAAAAGGATTTAAAGATTCTTTTAAAATATTTTTAAGCACTGTTCCTTTCACTATTTGTGCCGGAATTATCGAAGGGTATGTGACAAGACATGCTTTAAAAATGCCTATCATCCTGAACCTGATTATTATTCTGGGATCTCTGGCGATTATAGGATTTTACTATTTTGTATATCCGGTTATAGTCAATAAAAAAACTAATAAACACATCAATGATACAATTTTATAA
- a CDS encoding RDD family protein: MSQIAINTSQNVNINFNTASVGERMLAFIIDLLIRVAYVVIVLYLFFNILDLGYLLNGLDNWSVMAVYIILTFPTYIYPLVLESLMEGQTPGKKLMKIRVVKIDGYQASFGDYLIRWVFRLIDVSFAGVVGLISMIVSKNNQRLGDIASGTAVISLKNNINISHTILENINDDYIPSFPQVIALSDNDMRIIKDNYTKAVKADDRQIISKLSNKIKSILKLEIDPTKMTEKQFINVIIKDYNYYTGKDK, translated from the coding sequence ATGTCTCAGATTGCGATAAATACCTCACAAAATGTAAATATTAACTTCAATACGGCAAGTGTTGGAGAAAGAATGCTTGCATTTATCATTGATCTTCTGATAAGAGTTGCTTACGTTGTCATTGTTCTGTATTTGTTTTTCAACATCCTGGACTTGGGATATTTACTTAATGGTCTGGATAACTGGTCTGTAATGGCAGTTTATATTATACTCACCTTCCCTACTTACATTTATCCTCTTGTTTTGGAAAGTTTGATGGAAGGGCAGACGCCAGGGAAAAAACTCATGAAAATCAGAGTGGTAAAGATTGATGGATATCAGGCCAGTTTTGGAGATTATTTAATCCGTTGGGTATTCAGGCTGATAGATGTATCTTTTGCAGGAGTGGTAGGCCTAATCTCAATGATTGTTTCCAAAAACAATCAGCGTCTGGGAGATATCGCTTCCGGAACGGCTGTGATTTCTTTAAAAAACAATATTAATATTTCTCATACGATTCTCGAGAATATCAATGACGATTATATTCCTTCATTTCCTCAGGTTATTGCTTTAAGTGATAATGATATGAGAATCATCAAGGATAATTATACTAAAGCTGTGAAAGCGGACGACCGCCAGATCATCAGTAAACTTTCCAATAAGATCAAAAGCATTCTGAAACTGGAAATAGATCCTACAAAAATGACGGAAAAACAGTTTATTAATGTTATTATTAAAGATTATAACTATTATACAGGAAAGGATAAATAG
- a CDS encoding GNAT family N-acetyltransferase — MKFENNRSGNGGVLTLNNEIKEVGRLTYTIFPEDHKLIISFVLVHPEFEGRGMGKYLVEEAIKFARENNWNVYPHCSYARAVMMRMNDVDDIFLKN, encoded by the coding sequence ATGAAATTTGAAAACAACAGATCTGGAAACGGCGGAGTTCTTACCCTGAATAATGAAATAAAAGAAGTAGGAAGATTAACCTATACAATTTTTCCTGAAGATCATAAATTAATTATTTCTTTTGTTCTGGTTCATCCTGAATTTGAAGGACGAGGAATGGGAAAATATCTGGTAGAAGAAGCCATCAAATTTGCAAGGGAAAATAATTGGAACGTTTATCCTCACTGCTCATATGCAAGAGCCGTAATGATGAGAATGAATGATGTGGATGATATTTTCTTAAAGAACTAA
- a CDS encoding glycosyltransferase family protein — MKILYAFQGTGNGHVARAQEIIPILKKYASVDTLISGHQSQLKADFDINFQYRGISLLYNKTGGLSYRKTFTDNSFIDAAKTIRGLELSQYDLIINDYEPLTGWASKLKKLPMIELSHQASMSFPETPKPQKKDFLGEMILKYYVPSERKIGFHFENYHPQIKKPVIRRKIRNLNPYKKGYYLVYLPSFADENIIKVLRKIPVEWKVFSKYSKVQVKVKNVEVFPIDEIQYLKYFEGCEGILCNAGFETPAEALFMDKKLFVIPIHNQYEQECNACALDKMGIPNSKVLNLQEIMEWVASDHHLKVDYPDNIEEILVKDVLVL, encoded by the coding sequence ATGAAAATTTTGTATGCATTTCAGGGTACCGGCAATGGGCATGTGGCGCGGGCACAAGAGATTATTCCGATACTCAAAAAGTATGCTTCGGTAGATACGCTCATCAGTGGTCATCAATCGCAATTAAAGGCCGATTTTGACATTAATTTTCAATATAGAGGTATTTCCCTGCTTTATAATAAAACAGGCGGTTTATCCTATCGAAAAACATTTACTGATAATAGCTTTATTGATGCAGCAAAGACAATAAGGGGATTGGAACTTTCCCAATATGACTTAATCATCAATGATTATGAACCTTTGACAGGTTGGGCTTCTAAATTAAAGAAACTGCCAATGATTGAACTTAGTCATCAGGCTTCTATGAGCTTTCCGGAAACCCCTAAGCCTCAAAAGAAAGATTTTCTGGGAGAAATGATTTTAAAATATTATGTTCCGAGTGAAAGGAAAATCGGTTTTCATTTTGAAAATTATCATCCCCAAATCAAAAAACCGGTAATCCGAAGAAAGATAAGAAATCTTAATCCTTATAAGAAAGGATATTACCTTGTTTATCTTCCGAGCTTTGCAGATGAAAATATCATTAAAGTTCTGAGAAAAATTCCGGTAGAGTGGAAAGTGTTTTCAAAATACAGTAAAGTACAGGTTAAAGTAAAAAATGTTGAAGTATTTCCTATTGATGAAATCCAATATCTGAAATATTTTGAAGGGTGTGAAGGAATTCTTTGCAATGCAGGTTTCGAAACTCCTGCAGAAGCACTCTTCATGGATAAAAAATTATTTGTAATCCCAATTCACAATCAATATGAGCAGGAATGCAATGCCTGTGCTCTGGATAAAATGGGAATTCCCAACTCTAAGGTTTTAAATTTGCAGGAGATTATGGAATGGGTGGCTTCAGATCATCACCTTAAAGTTGATTATCCTGATAATATTGAAGAAATCCTGGTGAAGGATGTCTTAGTTCTTTAA
- a CDS encoding UDP-2,3-diacylglucosamine diphosphatase, translating to MKRNVELVVISDVHLGTYGCKAKELLRYLNSIQPKTLVLNGDIIDIWQFKKSYFPKPHLKVIRKILSFATKNTDVYYITGNHDEMFRKFTDFELGKLKVCNKICLTIDQKKTWIFHGDVFDASVQHSKWIAKLGGKGYDLLIIINNVVNWFLEKMGKEKYSFSKKIKNNVKKAVKYIGDFELTASELAIDNQYDYVICGHIHQPQIREVVNKKGSCIYLNSGDWIENLSALEYNDKEWKIFYYDDHKHLLKDDEIEEIQEMDNSELLKIVTNFT from the coding sequence ATGAAAAGAAACGTTGAGTTAGTTGTTATATCGGATGTTCATTTGGGAACTTATGGATGTAAGGCTAAAGAATTGCTGAGATACCTCAATTCTATCCAGCCTAAAACTTTGGTTTTGAATGGTGATATCATTGATATCTGGCAATTCAAAAAGTCTTACTTCCCTAAACCTCATTTGAAAGTGATCCGAAAAATTCTTTCATTTGCTACTAAAAATACAGATGTTTATTATATTACAGGAAATCACGATGAAATGTTCCGCAAGTTTACCGATTTTGAATTGGGGAAACTTAAAGTCTGTAATAAAATCTGCCTGACTATTGACCAGAAGAAAACCTGGATCTTTCATGGTGATGTTTTCGATGCATCAGTTCAACATTCAAAATGGATCGCCAAACTCGGTGGCAAGGGATATGATCTTTTAATTATCATTAATAATGTCGTAAATTGGTTTTTAGAGAAAATGGGTAAAGAAAAATATTCATTTTCAAAGAAAATAAAAAATAATGTAAAGAAAGCGGTAAAGTACATTGGAGATTTTGAACTCACGGCTTCTGAGCTGGCCATTGATAATCAATATGACTATGTAATTTGTGGTCATATTCATCAGCCGCAGATTAGAGAGGTTGTTAATAAAAAAGGATCCTGTATTTATCTGAATTCCGGAGACTGGATTGAAAACTTATCAGCATTAGAATATAATGATAAGGAATGGAAGATCTTTTATTATGACGATCATAAGCATTTATTGAAAGATGATGAAATTGAGGAAATCCAGGAGATGGATAATTCTGAGCTTTTAAAAATTGTAACCAATTTTACCTAA
- a CDS encoding YebC/PmpR family DNA-binding transcriptional regulator — translation MGRAFEYRKASKMARWDKMAKTFSKIGKDIALAVKAGGTDPEANPALRRCIQNAKGANMPKDNVERAIKKASGADAENYEEVTYEGYGQGGVAFFVECTTNNTTRTVANVRAVFNKFDGNLGKNGELAFIFDRKGIFTIDLAQVKMDWDDFEMEMIDGGAEDVEKDEEEVMITTAFEDFGSLSHKLDELGIEAKSAELQRIPNNTKEVNEEQFKANMKMLERFEDDDDVQNVYHNMEITEELMNSL, via the coding sequence ATGGGAAGAGCATTTGAATATAGAAAAGCTTCTAAAATGGCCAGATGGGATAAAATGGCCAAAACTTTCTCTAAAATAGGTAAGGATATTGCATTAGCAGTAAAAGCTGGAGGAACAGATCCTGAAGCTAACCCTGCTTTGAGAAGATGTATCCAAAACGCTAAAGGGGCAAACATGCCTAAGGATAACGTAGAAAGAGCAATCAAAAAAGCGAGCGGTGCAGATGCTGAAAACTATGAAGAAGTTACTTATGAAGGATACGGGCAAGGAGGAGTTGCCTTTTTTGTAGAATGTACTACAAACAATACAACCAGAACGGTAGCCAATGTAAGAGCTGTTTTCAATAAGTTTGACGGGAATCTTGGTAAAAATGGTGAACTGGCATTTATCTTTGACAGAAAAGGAATTTTTACAATTGATTTAGCTCAAGTTAAAATGGACTGGGATGATTTCGAAATGGAAATGATTGATGGAGGAGCTGAAGATGTAGAAAAAGATGAAGAAGAAGTAATGATTACTACTGCTTTTGAAGACTTCGGGTCTTTATCTCATAAATTAGATGAACTGGGAATTGAAGCGAAGAGTGCAGAATTACAAAGAATTCCAAATAATACAAAAGAGGTAAATGAAGAACAGTTCAAAGCGAATATGAAAATGCTTGAGCGTTTTGAGGACGATGATGATGTGCAAAACGTTTACCACAATATGGAAATTACTGAGGAGCTAATGAACTCTTTATAA
- a CDS encoding OmpA family protein: MKNLKLGISALALTVASTVFAQTTNNPWLIGVGAHAENHVAARAGFSNTFSAKNLTKNLFNMNSYSITPPLSKLTVARNVGKGLVIDWQTSVGNVENKRFNMGKEFFLMTGIGFQAKAAGLLWNEESWFDPYLRVGANYLRHDYTGQTFPKNGLDANGNVLDYNVPNGKDGNENGKANFFTVSTGAGANFWVTKNFGLGIQGDYVSTPGDKSTVANFWQASASILFRFGNRDRDKDGILDKDDLCPDTPGLPEFQGCPDTDGDGVPDKDDQCPDVAGPVENNGCPWPDTDGDGVIDKDDACPTVAGPAENKGCPWPDTDGDGILDKDDACPTVPGLPEYNGCPKPKTKTAEEVETTFKSVFFDFNKATIKAESKPALDRAAEIIKKDGGNYLLEGRTDAKGAAAYNLKLSRERAASVVAALDSRGVDANALKSVGVGATKATVPAKATDAERQVDRKVVVKAIENEAEWNAIAKKDYADAPAKKAPAKKATKKAPAKKKAVAKKKK; this comes from the coding sequence ATGAAAAATCTAAAATTAGGAATTTCAGCATTGGCGCTTACTGTTGCTTCTACTGTTTTCGCACAGACTACCAACAATCCGTGGTTAATCGGAGTTGGTGCTCACGCAGAAAACCATGTAGCTGCACGTGCAGGTTTCAGTAATACGTTCTCTGCGAAAAATTTGACAAAGAATCTGTTCAATATGAACAGCTATTCTATTACACCTCCATTATCTAAGTTAACAGTTGCTAGAAACGTTGGTAAAGGTTTAGTTATTGACTGGCAAACTTCTGTTGGAAATGTTGAAAACAAAAGATTCAACATGGGGAAAGAATTTTTCTTAATGACAGGTATTGGTTTCCAGGCTAAAGCTGCAGGTCTTTTATGGAACGAAGAATCTTGGTTTGATCCATATTTAAGAGTTGGTGCTAACTACCTAAGACATGACTATACTGGTCAAACTTTCCCTAAAAATGGGCTTGATGCTAATGGAAATGTATTAGATTACAACGTACCTAATGGAAAAGATGGTAACGAGAATGGTAAAGCTAACTTCTTTACTGTATCTACAGGTGCTGGTGCTAACTTCTGGGTAACTAAAAACTTCGGTCTTGGTATCCAAGGAGATTATGTATCAACTCCAGGTGATAAATCTACAGTTGCTAACTTCTGGCAAGCTTCTGCTTCTATCTTATTCAGATTCGGAAACAGAGATAGAGATAAGGATGGTATCCTAGATAAAGATGATCTTTGTCCAGATACTCCAGGTTTACCAGAATTCCAAGGATGTCCTGATACTGACGGTGATGGAGTTCCAGATAAAGACGATCAATGTCCAGATGTAGCTGGTCCAGTTGAAAACAACGGTTGTCCTTGGCCAGATACAGACGGTGATGGTGTTATCGACAAAGATGATGCTTGTCCTACTGTTGCAGGTCCTGCTGAAAACAAAGGTTGTCCTTGGCCAGATACAGACGGTGACGGTATCCTTGATAAAGATGATGCTTGTCCTACAGTTCCAGGTCTTCCAGAATACAACGGATGTCCTAAACCTAAGACTAAAACTGCTGAAGAAGTTGAAACAACATTCAAGAGTGTATTCTTTGACTTCAACAAGGCTACAATTAAAGCTGAATCTAAGCCAGCATTAGATAGAGCTGCTGAAATCATTAAGAAAGATGGAGGTAACTATCTATTAGAAGGTAGAACTGATGCTAAAGGTGCTGCTGCTTACAACTTGAAATTATCTAGAGAAAGAGCTGCTTCTGTAGTTGCTGCTTTAGATTCAAGAGGTGTAGATGCTAACGCTCTTAAGTCTGTAGGTGTAGGTGCTACTAAAGCTACTGTTCCTGCTAAAGCTACTGACGCTGAAAGACAAGTAGACAGAAAAGTAGTTGTTAAAGCTATTGAGAACGAAGCTGAGTGGAATGCAATCGCTAAGAAAGATTATGCTGACGCTCCTGCTAAGAAAGCTCCAGCTAAAAAAGCTACTAAAAAAGCTCCAGCTAAGAAAAAAGCTGTTGCTAAAAAGAAAAAATAA
- the smpB gene encoding SsrA-binding protein SmpB, which translates to MKIEKTVNILNKRARFEYEILEEYEAGMVLTGTEIKSLRSSKASITESFCQFIDGELYIINMMIDEYKLGTFYNHKTKRERKLLLHKKELQKLEKKLKDAGNTIIALKLYITDRGKAKVLIALGRGKKLFDKREAIKDRENKRNLDRILKKS; encoded by the coding sequence ATGAAGATTGAGAAAACAGTTAATATATTAAATAAAAGAGCCCGCTTTGAATATGAAATTCTTGAAGAATATGAAGCCGGGATGGTTTTGACGGGTACAGAAATAAAATCTTTACGTTCTTCTAAAGCATCTATCACAGAATCGTTCTGTCAGTTTATTGATGGGGAATTATACATCATTAATATGATGATTGATGAGTACAAATTGGGTACTTTTTACAACCACAAAACAAAAAGGGAACGGAAATTGCTCTTGCACAAAAAAGAATTGCAAAAACTTGAAAAAAAGTTAAAAGATGCAGGAAACACGATTATAGCTTTAAAATTATATATCACTGATCGAGGTAAAGCAAAAGTGCTGATAGCGCTGGGTAGAGGGAAAAAGCTTTTCGATAAAAGAGAGGCCATTAAAGATAGAGAAAATAAGCGGAACCTGGACAGAATATTAAAGAAAAGTTAA